One Anopheles marshallii chromosome 3, idAnoMarsDA_429_01, whole genome shotgun sequence genomic region harbors:
- the LOC128715259 gene encoding uncharacterized protein LOC128715259, protein MKSFIALVLCVAAFATQTFALPTDCVKHASNVDRHTVRLYDTQGLHYELGANCLAKQFHPTEVLNYPRRSCSCGNCFSCRNSYYPHHPYHYGYEPYWSRQAF, encoded by the exons ATGAAGTCGTTCATTGCGCTGGTCCTGTGTGTTGCAGCCTTTGCGACCCAAACGTTTGCACTTCCCACTG ATTGCGTGAAGCATGCTTCCAACGTGGACCGCCACACCGTCCGGCTGTACGATACCCAAGGGCTTCACTACGAGCTAGGTGCAAACTGTCTTGCTAAGCAATTTCATCCAACGGAAGTTTTGAACTATCCCCGCCGAAGCTGCAGCTGTGGCAATTGTTTCTCCTGCAGAAACTCGTACTACCCGCACCACCCATACCATTACGGGTATGAGCCATACTGGTCACGCCAGGCATTCTAA